Within the bacterium genome, the region CGGCGGTCTGGCCGATTTGCCGCACGCGCAGCTTTCCGGGACGGCGAAGGTGGGCTTGACGGCCGGCGCTTCCGCACCCGAATACCTCGTGGAAGAGATCGTTGCCGATTTCCTTGTAAAAGGGTGGGAGTCCAGGGATTACGTTGTCATGAAAGAAGATATAAAATTCGATCTACCCGCGGAACTTCACGGGCAACCCAGATCATAGACGCGCGTATAAGCAGTTATGAATAATTTTGACTTTGACGCGTCTCGTCTGCGCACTTAACTTGACGGGGTGGTCGAATCATCCAAGTTCGGCCACTCGATATCACGAAACACCAAGAGGTTGTACCGTGGACAAGAAACTCTACGAGATGCAGGCGGAGCTTTGCAAGACGCTGTCCAACCCCAAGCGCCTGGAAATCCTCGACATACTCAAGGATGAGGGGGAGATCTGCGTCAACGAGCTCGCCGAACGGCTCGAGATACCCAAGGCCAACACCTCCCAGCACCTGGCTGTGCTGCGGCAGGCCGGCGTGGTCAACACGCGCAAGGACGGCATCAACGTCTACTACAGCCTGCGCTCCCGGAAGATCACCGACGCCTGCTCACTCACGCGCGACATCCTGCTGGAGCGTCTCGAGGACCAGATGGGCTTGACGAACATGATCAAGAAGAACAGCGGCTGATCGCCTCCGGGCATCCATGGCGGCGCGACCCCCGGGGGCCGCGCCGTTTTCTTTTCCCGTGCGGTCTTGCGCCCGTACCTCGCGAGGGGGTAGGCTCGCGGCTCATGCACCGGAGGGATGATTCATGTTGGACATCTTCGCTAGCTTCACGGTCGGTCTGATCATCGGCGCGCTGGTCCTGTACCTGCGCACCCGCGCGCGCGAGGTCGAGCACCGCGAGCGGGCCGTCAGACTCGAAACCGAACTGGCGCACCTGAAACAGACCGGCGAGGAACAGCGGGAGACGTTCAAGGCCCTGGCCGGAGACGTGCTCAAGGATACCGTCGAACAGCTGTCGAGCATCAACCGCACGGTGCTGGACAAGCAGCAGCAGGTCGCGAGCGGTGAACTCGACCGCCGGAGGGAGGCGGTCGAGAGCCTGATCAAACCCATCGGTGAATCACTCGAGAAGGTCAACCGCGAGATCACGGAGCTCGAGAAGGAGCGAACACGCACGCACGCCGACCTGATCCGCCTGATGGGGTCTCTCGACGCGTCCCAGAACGCCCTGCGCAGCGAGACCGGCAACCTGGTCAAGGCCCTGCGTCGTCCGGAAGTCAAGGGGCGGTGGGGAGAGCTGCAGCTGAAGAAGGTCGTCGAGATGGCCGGGATGCTCGATCACGTGGACTTCGTGCTGCAGGAGACGACCGATGGCGACGAGGGACGCCTGCGGCCCGACATGATCGTTCGCCTGCCCGGCGGGCAGCAGGTCGTCGTCGACGCCAAGGCCCCGCTCGACGCCTACCTCGAGGCCGTCTCCGCCGAGGACGACGAGCGCCGCAGCGCCCTGCTGGCCGACCACGCCCGTCATATCCACGACCACATGAAGAAACTGGGCTCCAAGAACTACTGGCGCGAGTTCGACCAGGCGCCCGAGTTCGTGGTGATGTTCCTGCCGGGGGAGAACATCTTCGGCCAGGCCCTGGCCCAGGACCCCTCGCTGATCGAGAAGGGCGTGGACGAGAAGGTCATCCCCGCCTCGCCCACCACGCTGATCGCGCTGCTGCGCTCGGTGTCCTACGGCTGGAACCAGCAGCGCCTGGCCGAGAGCGCCGAGAAGATCAGCACCCTCGGACGCGATCTGCACAAGCGACTGCGCATAATGGCCCTGCACTTCGGCGAGCTGGGCCAGAACCTGGGCCGTTCCGTCGACAGCTACAACAAGACCGTTGGTTCGCTCGAGCGGAACGTCCTTCCCCAGGCTCGCCGCTTCACGGAACTCGGCGCAGCCGTCGGCGACGGGATCGCCGAGTTGCCGCGGGTCGACAAGGCCGTGCGTTCGCTCCAGGCGCCGGAGTTGCTCGGCGAAGGCGATTCGGTCCTGGACGGGGAAGACGGCGCCTGACCCGGAGCCCGACACACCCCTCGGGCGATCGGCCGGCCGTCGCAGCGACATGTACTTTGCCAGGCACTCGTGATATCCTCAATGTTATTCGGTAATCGATATCGTCAGAGATCGGACGGGAATGCATAAGCTTATCGAGAAGCTTCTGATGGCTGTGCTGGTCGGTGTGGCGATCATCTCGGTGGATGTCTGCCGCTGCCGGGGATCTTCCCCATACTGCATGGATTACGTGGCTTGCGTGCATCGCGTGGGCAGCTTCGACGACGAAGTCTCCATGCTCGACATCGAGTTCGTCGGCGAATATGCAGTAGTCGCGGCCGACGATCAGGGCGTTCGCATTCTCGACATGTCGGATCCGCTGTCGCCGGTCCATGTGACCTTCGTGGAAGTGCCGGGTCATGTCCGGGATGTGAAGGTCCATGGCGATCTCGCCTTCGCCTGGGGCTACGACGTCCACATCATCGACATCTCCGACCCCACGGCACCGAGTGTCGTCGGCATCATCGATACGAACGGCTCACCAAAATGCGTGGTCGTGGAAGGCAATAAGGCCTACGTCTCGACCAGTAACGATCGGATACAGATCTACTGGCTCTACCCCCTCGATGAACCCCACCATTACGGCGATATCACGGGACTCGACTACGTGGACGGGTTCGCCGTCGTCGGGGAGTATCTGTTCCGTCCGACCTATGGAATCCTGGAAGTCTACGATGTATCGTGGCCCTGGGCGGCCGAATTGGTCGCGAGCGTCGAGACCAGCGGCAGGTCCAGACTGGTTGCTTCCAGTGGGGATCTCGTCTTCGTGTAGACGGCGGATACCCCGGCCTGGGTGGATATCATCGACGTATGCAACCCTCTTGCTCCCGAATTTCTGTCCAGAGCGGCGTCGTGGGATGCGACGGACCTCATCGTCGATGACGGCGTGGTGTACGTGACGTCGTATACGGGCAAGCTGACGGTGATCGATATCGCCGATCCGAAGGCCCCCGTCTCCATGGGCAGGGTGCCGGTCGTGGAGGAGGATGCGTACGGAGTGGCCATCAAGGACGGGTACGCCTATGTGGGCAGCTACGAATTCGGGCTGAGCATCCTGGACATCGAGCCGTTGAGCATCACGAAGTCCATTGGCGAGGGGAAGGAGATCGGGGACGGTTATGTCGTCGCCACGAATGGTCATTATGCCTACGTCGGCGTCTGGTGGCTCGAGCACGACAAACTGACGCCCCGGGCGGGATTGGCGGTTTACGACCTTGCCGATCCGGCATATCCCACACAGCTGTCACGATTGGCGACTCCCGGCACGCACGTGCGTGACATCGTGTCCCACCGCGACTGGATCTACATGGCCGCCGCGGAACGGGGCCTTCAGATCGTCAACGTAGCGGCGCCCGATGATCCCAGGTTCCTGGCGACGCTCTATGTCGACGGCGAGGCGAACGGCCTGGCCCTCGACGGGGACCTCGGGTATCTGTCCTGCGGCAACGGAGAGCTCCTGGTCGTCGATCTGACGAATCCCGGATTGCCGGAAGTCCTGAGCCGGCTCGAGACAGGAACCTATACCACGGGCCTGGCCGTGGCGGATGGACGCCTCTACGTGGGCACCGGTGAGGATGGCGCCAGGGCCTACTCGTTGGCGAGTCCGCTCAGGCCCGAACTCCTCTGGATTCACGATACGGCGGGCCAAGTCTATAACATCACACCGGATGGACGAATGCTCTACGTCGCGGACGGATCCGCCGGGATCACGGTTATCGAGGTCGGCAAGGGGATCTTCGGGCGGCCCAGATTCGTAGACCGGCTGCATACGCCCGGAAGAGCCATTTCCCCCATCGTCGTCGATGGCATCCTCTACGTGGCCGACATGTCCGGCGGTGTACAGGTTTTCGACGTGGGCGAACCGGAATCATACCGACATCTAGGTCATGTGACCGAGGACATCTGTGATATAGCAATCGGGGAAGACGTCCTGGTCCTCGCCGACTCGTGGGCGAGAACGATACAGACCGCGCCGCTACACTGCCCCGCGTTCTCACCCACCCCCGTCCATCAACAGGTCATGCGGACGCCCCGAGTCACGGCGGGTCCTGCGATACCCAACCCATTCAACCCCCGTACGACCATCTCCTTCGCGGTCCAATCGGCCCAGAGGCTGACGGTCGGCGTCTACGATGCGTCCGGGCGGCGCGTGCGGGGATTGGCGGCGCGACACTTCCCGGCTGGAGAGCATCTGCTGACGTGGGATGGCCGTGACGACCGGGGGCAGGCCGCCGCCGCTGGTATCTATTTCGTTCGCCTCCAGGCCGAGCTGGAGACGGTCACGCGCAAGATCGCCTTGATCAGGTGATCGATGCCGACGAGAGCGGAAGCGGCGCGGCCCTTCCGGACCGCGCCGCCGCATCGGTTCAATGATGTCGTCAATCGATGATCTGCAGGATCTCCAGCGCCTGGTTCGTCTCCTCGAGGATCGATTCCTTGTACGCCATGATGTCCTGGATCGTCGTGCCCAGCTCCTTCAGCGACCACGGGTCGCATTCGTGGTGGATCAGGCTGGACGGTGCTCCCATCTCCAGCTCATAGGAGACGTAGTCGGCCAAGTTGGTCAAGGCGACCAGGCTCGGATACGAGGCGCCCGAATCGGGGGAGTGGTGGAACTGTACGGCCTCCACCAGGGTGGCGGGGAAGTTCCAGCTGCGCAGCACCGCCTTCGCCACCGTGGCGTGGCCGATGTTCAGCAGCGCCTCCTCCGCCTCGCTCCAGCTCTTCTGGTTGTCGAGGGCGTAGCCGCAGACCTCGCCGAAGTCCTCCGGGAAGTATTTCATCATGATCATCTTGCCGATGTCGTGGAGCAGGCCCGCGACGAAAGTCTCCTCCTGCTGCATGCTGCCGGTCTTCATCCCGACCACCTTGCAGATGCTCGCCGTGCAGAGGCTGTGCTTCCAGAAGTCCTCGACCGGGAAGCGGCTGTCCTCGACGGCGCCCGAGACGTAGTCGAAGACGCTGATGGCCAGCGCCGCGTTGCGCACGGTGCGGAAGCCCAGGATCACCATCGCGCGACTGATGGTGGTGATCTCCTTCTTGTAGCCGTAGAAGGCGGAGTTGACCAGTTTGAGGATTTTCGTGGCCAGGGACTGGTCCCGGGTCACGACTTCCGCCAGCTGCGGCACCGAGACGTTGGGATTGCTCATCTTGCTGAACAGCTGCTGGTAGACGATGGGGAGGGTCGGCACCTCCTTGACCACCGTCTTGAGGTCTCTCGCCTGGATCTTTTTGAGTGACATTGAAGTGGCGGTCGACAAGAGGCTCCTCCTCATGATCTAGCCGCTGGCCGCCGCCGGGTCGAACCCGAACCCCCGATGCCATCCCCCGGGCGAGCCGGGCGGCGTTCCAGTTTGTGCTGTTGAACTCGAAGGTAGGTATCGGCGACCGCATGCTCCACTTGAGATCGAATAACACGCAAAACTCAATTTATCGTATGCAAACACGCGTTTCTCTGCCCGGGGTGGAATGCGTTCAGGAGAACAGGAGCGCAGGGCCCCGGGCGACGCCGGGCCGGACCTCGCCGATCAGGGCGACGCAGGCGGCGCCCGCGGCCAGGGCGGCTTCGCGGGCCTCGTCGCAGCGGTCGGCGGGAACGCAGAACAGCAGGCCGCCGGAGGTCTGGGGGTCGTTGACGAGGTCGATCATGGCCTCGTCCAGACTCCCGTAGTCGATCCTGCGGGCGGTGTGATCGCGGTTGGACCTGGTGCCGCCGCAGGTGAAGCCGCGACCGCAGAGGCCGACGGCATCGGGCAGCAGGGGCAACCCGGAGGTGTCGATGGCCAGGCTCACACCGCTGCCGGCGGCCATCTCGAGAGCGTGTCCCGTGAGTCCGAAACCGGTGATGTCGGTGGCCGCTGCGACGCCGTGGCCGGCGAGGATCGCGCCGCAGGCGTTCAGCGAGGTCATCGTCTCGACGAGCGCGGCGTAGTCAGGCCCGCTCTCGTCCAGTGCTCCCTTCTTGAAGGCGGCCGCCAGGGCGCCGGTGCCCAGCGGCTTGGTCAGCACCAGACGGTCGCCTGGACGGGCGGCCGTGTTGAGGAGCATGCGTCCGGGATCGACCACGCCGGTCACGGCGAGCCCGAACTTGACCTCCGTGTCCCGCACGGTGTGGCCGCCGCCGATGGCGGCGCCCGCCTCGCGGCATTTCTCGGCCGCGCCGGCGAGGATCTCGCCGATGACTTCCGGCGGGATCTCGCCCTGCGGATAGCCGAGCAGGTTGAGGGCCATGATCGGGCGCCCGCCCATGGCGTAGACGTCGCTCAGCGAATTGGCCGCCGCCAGGGCGCCGAAGGTGCGGGCGTCGTCGACGATGGGTGTGATGAAGTCCGCCGTCGAGACGATCGCCAGCCCCGCGTCCACCCGGCAGACGGCGGCATCGTCCGCCGTCTCGTAGCCGACCAGCAGGTCGGGATGGCGGGTGTCGGGCAGGTTGGCGAGCACTCTTTCCAGGCCCTCCGGGCCCAGCTTGGCCGCTCAGCCGGCGCTCTTGGCGAAGCGCGTCAGGTATATTCTTTCGCCCGGAAGCATGCTCACCTCCCCTCGGCCCGATATCAGAAGTTGAAGGCGTCCATGAACTGGAAGACGGCTTCGCCCTCCCCGGTGAACGCCAGCTCGAAGCGGAACTGGTGATCGGATATGTTGATGTGCGCGCCGCCGCCGTAGCCGTACAGGGTGCCGCGCCGGTCGCCATCCCACCAGTTGCTGCCGGCGTCGCCGAAGGCGTGCAGGCCGATCCCGATCACGCGCCCGTCGCCGGAGATGGTCATCAGGAACAGGGGCCAGCGGTACTCGACGCTCAGCAGGAAGCCCTCCTCGCCCTCGCGCGAGGCGTATTCGTGGCCGCGGATCGTCTCGGCGCCGCCCCAGTGTAGCACGTCCTCGGGCGGTACGTGGCCGTCGGTGCGCCGGCCCCAGGCGCGCAGGGCCAGGACGTGATCCCAGGGCAGGGGCACGAAGCCGCGCAGGTCGCCGGTGAAGGCGTCGTAGCTCGCGAAGTCGTCGCTCTCGATCCGCGCGCAGGTGATGCGATGGTACTGTCCGCGCGTCGGGTACCAGACGATGTCGCGGCTGTCCAGTCCGAGCGTCCCGCGCACCACGGTGCGGCCCCGTTTCGCGGCGGGCCAGGGGTCGGGCAGGCCGTCGTCGGCGCCCTGCTGGTCGAAGGCGCCGAGCGACGCGCCCGTCTCCATGAACAGCGGCGAGGCGAAGTCCCAGCGCACCCAGCCGCCGGCCTCCCAGCGGGTGAAACCGAAATCGCGGTACTCGAAGTCGGCGTCCTCCCAGACTCCCCCGAGCCCGCAACTCAACCCCGAAACGCCGAAGAGCCAGGGATGCCGCCAGGTGAGCTCGTAGCCGTGGCGCCGATACCAGGTCGCGGTGAGGGAGAGGGCCTCGCCGCGCCCGCGGAAGTTGATGTCGTAGATCCGGGCGCCCAGCAGGACTTCCCAGCGCGGGTCGTAGTCGATGACCGGATACCAGCGCGTGGTCCGGTCCTCCTCGACGATGACGGTCACCGGCACCCTGCCGTCGTCGCCGTCGTCGTAGTCCAGATCCACGAAGGCGAACCAGCCCAGGTCCTCGAGATGCTCCCACGAGGCGTCGAGAAGCGCGAAGTCGAAGGGATCGCCCTCGGCGAACCCGAGCTCGTGGAGGATGAGGTCCGTGCGCGTGGCGGTGTTGCCCTCGACGGTGATGGGGCCGAACGTCGCATCGCCGAAGGCGGCGGCGTCCACGCACGGTATTGCCAGGAGCGTCGCGCAGATCGCGGCCACGAACACGAAGCGGACATGCAGGTGGAACATCATCCCGGAAACACCCCTATCGCCTCGCCCCAGGATCCCTCGATGCGGTTCGATCCGGGCCAAGGTAACACGACCCCGTGACGGCCGGCAAGGCGACTGGGCCCCGTCCGGAAAATCTCAAACGGAACGGGCGACGGGAACCGGCTGCTGCGGATTGAGGAAACGCTCGTCGATCCTCATGTCCGTGCAGGACAGTCCGTAGGGGGCGAGGTCCGGGTTCAGGTCGTCGGGACGCAGGGCCGCGAGCACCTCGCGCTGTTTCGCCGTGGTGGCCTCGCGTCCGCAGGCGTGTGCCAGGCGGATCGTCAGCATGGTGGGCATGACCTTCGCGAGGATGTCGCGGCATATGTCCTCGCCCTCGCCGGCCCGGTTGCCGAGCATCTCCGCGTGGAAGCGGACCGGCGATTCGATGCGCACGTCGAAGCTGCCGGAGGCCAGGCGCGTCGTGGGCTCGCAGAGCTCGTTGCGCGGCACCGGAATGATCTGTTCCCAGGAGATGCCGAAGGTCCGATCGGTGTGCATGAAGTAGAGCAGGCCGTCCGCCGGCAGGCCGCCGGCGCCGATCCGCAACAGGTATCCCCCGTCCCGGAAAAAGGCCCTCCGCCCTTCGCGCGCGGTCAGCAGGGCGACCTGCCCGGGCTTCAGGACGAGATGCAGGAGCTTGCCGTTGAGGAAGCAGAGGTCGAGCGGGCCCTGGATCACGCCGTCGCTCGGGTCGATGGTCCAGACGAGGGGCGCCTGCTCTCCGCTCATGATGTCCCAGGTCAACGCCCCGGATCCGGTCGCCAGGCGGTCGCTATCGTTCAAGCCTTCACTTCCTTTTTGGCATGGGGCTCATGCCGAATTCGGACTCCCAGCCAAGTCCGAGCAGCTGGTTGCGCTCCTCGGCCGTTTCCGCGAATGCCTGCAGCATCAGCAACAGGTACTGGACGCCCTCGTCGAACGCCTCCCCGTTGCAGTCCGGCCTCAACACGGCCTGGGACATGTGCCACACCTGCTCCAGCAGCATGATGAGCTTGTTGTCGAGGTCGCGCAGCGTTTCGATGGTCTCGGTCGTCGAGCCGGCGAGCTGGATGCTGCCGCGACGGTTCAGATGCGTGATCAGCGTGCCGAGGTCGTCCACGATCTCC harbors:
- a CDS encoding BamA/TamA family outer membrane protein, with amino-acid sequence MMFHLHVRFVFVAAICATLLAIPCVDAAAFGDATFGPITVEGNTATRTDLILHELGFAEGDPFDFALLDASWEHLEDLGWFAFVDLDYDDGDDGRVPVTVIVEEDRTTRWYPVIDYDPRWEVLLGARIYDINFRGRGEALSLTATWYRRHGYELTWRHPWLFGVSGLSCGLGGVWEDADFEYRDFGFTRWEAGGWVRWDFASPLFMETGASLGAFDQQGADDGLPDPWPAAKRGRTVVRGTLGLDSRDIVWYPTRGQYHRITCARIESDDFASYDAFTGDLRGFVPLPWDHVLALRAWGRRTDGHVPPEDVLHWGGAETIRGHEYASREGEEGFLLSVEYRWPLFLMTISGDGRVIGIGLHAFGDAGSNWWDGDRRGTLYGYGGGAHINISDHQFRFELAFTGEGEAVFQFMDAFNF
- the rmuC gene encoding DNA recombination protein RmuC, whose translation is MLDIFASFTVGLIIGALVLYLRTRAREVEHRERAVRLETELAHLKQTGEEQRETFKALAGDVLKDTVEQLSSINRTVLDKQQQVASGELDRRREAVESLIKPIGESLEKVNREITELEKERTRTHADLIRLMGSLDASQNALRSETGNLVKALRRPEVKGRWGELQLKKVVEMAGMLDHVDFVLQETTDGDEGRLRPDMIVRLPGGQQVVVDAKAPLDAYLEAVSAEDDERRSALLADHARHIHDHMKKLGSKNYWREFDQAPEFVVMFLPGENIFGQALAQDPSLIEKGVDEKVIPASPTTLIALLRSVSYGWNQQRLAESAEKISTLGRDLHKRLRIMALHFGELGQNLGRSVDSYNKTVGSLERNVLPQARRFTELGAAVGDGIAELPRVDKAVRSLQAPELLGEGDSVLDGEDGA
- the selD gene encoding selenide, water dikinase SelD; its protein translation is MLANLPDTRHPDLLVGYETADDAAVCRVDAGLAIVSTADFITPIVDDARTFGALAAANSLSDVYAMGGRPIMALNLLGYPQGEIPPEVIGEILAGAAEKCREAGAAIGGGHTVRDTEVKFGLAVTGVVDPGRMLLNTAARPGDRLVLTKPLGTGALAAAFKKGALDESGPDYAALVETMTSLNACGAILAGHGVAAATDITGFGLTGHALEMAAGSGVSLAIDTSGLPLLPDAVGLCGRGFTCGGTRSNRDHTARRIDYGSLDEAMIDLVNDPQTSGGLLFCVPADRCDEAREAALAAGAACVALIGEVRPGVARGPALLFS
- a CDS encoding HDOD domain-containing protein, whose protein sequence is MSLKKIQARDLKTVVKEVPTLPIVYQQLFSKMSNPNVSVPQLAEVVTRDQSLATKILKLVNSAFYGYKKEITTISRAMVILGFRTVRNAALAISVFDYVSGAVEDSRFPVEDFWKHSLCTASICKVVGMKTGSMQQEETFVAGLLHDIGKMIMMKYFPEDFGEVCGYALDNQKSWSEAEEALLNIGHATVAKAVLRSWNFPATLVEAVQFHHSPDSGASYPSLVALTNLADYVSYELEMGAPSSLIHHECDPWSLKELGTTIQDIMAYKESILEETNQALEILQIID
- a CDS encoding metalloregulator ArsR/SmtB family transcription factor; translation: MQAELCKTLSNPKRLEILDILKDEGEICVNELAERLEIPKANTSQHLAVLRQAGVVNTRKDGINVYYSLRSRKITDACSLTRDILLERLEDQMGLTNMIKKNSG
- a CDS encoding T9SS type A sorting domain-containing protein, coding for MDIIDVCNPLAPEFLSRAASWDATDLIVDDGVVYVTSYTGKLTVIDIADPKAPVSMGRVPVVEEDAYGVAIKDGYAYVGSYEFGLSILDIEPLSITKSIGEGKEIGDGYVVATNGHYAYVGVWWLEHDKLTPRAGLAVYDLADPAYPTQLSRLATPGTHVRDIVSHRDWIYMAAAERGLQIVNVAAPDDPRFLATLYVDGEANGLALDGDLGYLSCGNGELLVVDLTNPGLPEVLSRLETGTYTTGLAVADGRLYVGTGEDGARAYSLASPLRPELLWIHDTAGQVYNITPDGRMLYVADGSAGITVIEVGKGIFGRPRFVDRLHTPGRAISPIVVDGILYVADMSGGVQVFDVGEPESYRHLGHVTEDICDIAIGEDVLVLADSWARTIQTAPLHCPAFSPTPVHQQVMRTPRVTAGPAIPNPFNPRTTISFAVQSAQRLTVGVYDASGRRVRGLAARHFPAGEHLLTWDGRDDRGQAAAAGIYFVRLQAELETVTRKIALIR